A single region of the Alteriqipengyuania flavescens genome encodes:
- a CDS encoding phosphoenolpyruvate carboxykinase, whose protein sequence is MAHTLSVPLSAQGIETAATIHANLSSEELTEAALANGEGKRAKDGPLVVETGKHTGRSAKDKFIVRDGETEDTVWWDNNASMSPEHFAALKADFLAALKDKGDLYVADLFGGSQPEYRANVRVINEFAWHNQFIRTMLCRPTASELDGFSPDYTIIDLPSFKADPERHGTRSETVIAVNLSEKLVLIGGTQYAGEMKKSVFGILNYLLPPQGVMPMHCSANIGPDGKSAVFFGLSGTGKTTLSADASRTLIGDDEHGWSDTAVFNFEGGCYAKMIRLDPEAEPEIYATTKMEGTVLENVVMDANGEIDLDDNSLAENTRGAYPLSSIPNTSEDNMGPPPSNVIMLTADAFGVLPPIARLTPDQAMYHFLSGYTAKVAGTEIGVTEPEATFSTCFGAPFMPRHPSVYGNLLKKRIADGGVQCWLVNTGWTGGKYGTGHRMPIKATRALLNAALDGSLNDAEFRKDPNFGFEVPVAVPGVDSAILDPRSTWADGEEYDRTAEKLVQLFVDNFEPFAAHVDQGVRDAAPAAA, encoded by the coding sequence TTGGCCCACACGCTTTCCGTTCCGCTGTCCGCCCAAGGTATCGAAACCGCCGCGACGATCCACGCCAACCTGTCGAGCGAGGAGCTGACCGAGGCGGCGCTCGCCAACGGGGAGGGCAAGCGCGCCAAGGACGGTCCGCTGGTGGTCGAAACCGGCAAGCACACCGGCCGCAGCGCGAAGGACAAGTTCATCGTCCGCGACGGCGAAACGGAAGACACCGTCTGGTGGGACAACAACGCCTCCATGTCGCCGGAGCATTTTGCCGCGCTGAAGGCCGATTTTCTGGCCGCGCTGAAGGACAAGGGCGACCTCTACGTGGCCGATCTGTTCGGCGGATCCCAGCCCGAATATCGCGCCAACGTTCGCGTCATCAACGAATTCGCGTGGCACAACCAGTTCATCCGCACGATGCTTTGCCGTCCGACGGCGAGCGAGCTGGACGGCTTCTCGCCCGATTACACGATCATCGACCTGCCCAGCTTCAAGGCGGACCCGGAACGCCACGGCACGCGCAGCGAGACCGTGATCGCGGTCAACCTGTCCGAAAAGCTCGTCCTGATCGGCGGCACGCAATACGCCGGCGAAATGAAGAAGAGCGTCTTCGGCATCCTCAACTACCTGCTCCCGCCGCAAGGCGTGATGCCCATGCACTGCAGCGCCAATATCGGCCCCGACGGCAAGAGCGCGGTGTTCTTCGGCCTGTCGGGTACCGGCAAGACCACGCTCAGCGCCGATGCCAGCCGCACGCTGATCGGCGACGACGAGCATGGCTGGTCGGACACGGCGGTCTTCAATTTCGAAGGCGGCTGCTATGCCAAGATGATCCGCCTCGATCCGGAAGCGGAGCCCGAAATCTACGCCACCACCAAGATGGAAGGCACCGTACTCGAAAACGTGGTGATGGACGCGAACGGCGAGATCGACCTCGACGACAACAGCCTCGCCGAGAATACGCGCGGCGCCTATCCGCTCAGCAGCATTCCCAACACCAGCGAAGACAACATGGGCCCGCCGCCCAGCAACGTCATCATGCTGACCGCCGATGCGTTCGGCGTGCTGCCTCCGATCGCGCGGCTGACGCCCGACCAGGCGATGTACCACTTCCTGTCGGGCTACACCGCCAAGGTCGCCGGCACCGAAATCGGCGTGACCGAGCCGGAAGCGACGTTCAGCACCTGCTTCGGAGCACCTTTCATGCCGCGCCATCCCAGCGTCTACGGCAACCTGCTGAAGAAGCGCATCGCCGATGGCGGCGTGCAGTGCTGGCTGGTCAACACCGGCTGGACCGGCGGCAAGTACGGCACCGGCCACCGCATGCCGATCAAGGCAACCCGCGCGCTGCTCAATGCCGCGCTCGACGGCAGCCTGAACGATGCCGAATTCCGCAAGGATCCGAACTTCGGTTTCGAAGTCCCGGTCGCGGTGCCGGGTGTGGACAGCGCAATTCTGGACCCGCGCTCGACCTGGGCGGACGGGGAGGAATAC
- a CDS encoding response regulator transcription factor has translation METDTPELAPGAASSADNRVIALVDDDRNILTTLAIALQAEGFVTRLYTDGETALKALLENPPDLAVFDIKMPKMDGMELLAKLREHSDLPVIFLTSKDEEADEAAGLAMGADDYIAKPYSQRLLLARIHAILRRSGSPAHAGPHGDEDGSGIVTRGRLGMDPARHRVTWDGVPVALTVTEFLILEALAQRPGVIKSRNQLMDAAYPDDIFVDDRTVDSHIKRMRRKFRAKDPEFSGIETLYGAGYSFSGA, from the coding sequence ATGGAAACCGACACACCCGAACTGGCCCCCGGCGCCGCATCTAGCGCTGACAACCGCGTCATCGCGCTGGTCGACGACGACCGCAACATCCTGACCACGCTGGCGATTGCCCTGCAGGCCGAAGGCTTCGTCACCCGCCTCTACACCGATGGCGAAACGGCGCTGAAGGCCTTGCTGGAAAACCCGCCGGACCTGGCCGTGTTCGACATCAAGATGCCCAAGATGGACGGGATGGAACTGCTCGCCAAGCTGCGCGAACATTCCGACCTTCCAGTTATCTTCCTCACCAGCAAGGACGAGGAGGCTGACGAGGCGGCCGGCCTTGCGATGGGCGCGGACGATTACATCGCCAAACCCTATAGCCAGCGCCTGCTGCTCGCCCGCATCCACGCGATCCTGCGCCGCAGCGGATCGCCCGCCCATGCCGGCCCGCACGGCGACGAGGACGGCTCCGGCATCGTCACCCGTGGCCGGCTGGGCATGGACCCCGCGCGGCACCGCGTGACCTGGGACGGCGTGCCAGTGGCCCTCACCGTGACCGAATTCCTTATCCTCGAAGCGCTCGCCCAGCGTCCCGGCGTCATCAAGAGCCGCAACCAGTTGATGGACGCGGCCTATCCGGACGACATCTTCGTCGACGACCGGACGGTGGACAGCCACATCAAGCGCATGCGGCGCAAGTTCCGCGCCAAGGATCCGGAGTTTTCCGGCATCGAGACGCTTTACGGTGCAGGATACAGCTTCTCCGGTGCGTGA
- a CDS encoding sensor histidine kinase, translated as MREPAETGLDPHDPGRIAPRFARFDLARGASLTTRILLLNIIPIALLAGSVFYLDSYRRQLTGERFRLAQVEAQIIAEALAGASQERQEALLIQIGKEQQLRIRLYDPEGVLTQDSFVLGEPAYTLDDPTDDSWVERWGRSLDAGMDAMLGAPPVPDYVEPETDDAEDWPELAEARRQGITQLRLRYAPDRTPVITAAAPVGLEGATLLLSRNPRDIVQSVRDARGLIAALIGVAFLVSIMISLYLARTIVEPLRRLARAAVRVRLGRERGVVVPRMSERGDEIGILARATSDMTEALRQRIDAVEAFAADVAHEIKNPLASLRSAIESLGTVDDPALRRQLNDIAAHDVRRIDRLVTEISDASRIEAEMSRTEFEVIDLDRMVRNLVAARDRRDENEGREVAITLHDGPAYIQGVALRLERVIGNLLDNAVSFSPKDGRIDIDITGEGEFVELSVCDQGPGIAPEAREKVFTRFHSVRPDSEQFGNHSGLGLAIARTIAEAHDGTLTVGDRADGGSGACLTLALPAADSAR; from the coding sequence GTGCGTGAGCCTGCCGAGACCGGGCTCGACCCGCACGATCCGGGCCGGATCGCGCCCCGCTTCGCGCGTTTTGACCTTGCCCGCGGTGCCTCGCTCACCACGCGCATCCTGCTGCTCAACATCATTCCCATTGCGCTGCTTGCCGGCTCGGTCTTCTACCTCGACAGCTATCGCCGCCAACTGACCGGGGAACGGTTCCGCCTGGCGCAGGTAGAAGCCCAGATCATCGCCGAGGCCTTGGCCGGCGCGTCGCAGGAACGCCAGGAGGCGCTGCTGATCCAGATCGGCAAGGAACAGCAGCTGCGCATCCGCCTTTACGATCCCGAAGGCGTGCTGACGCAGGACAGTTTCGTGCTGGGCGAACCCGCCTACACGCTTGACGACCCCACCGACGACAGCTGGGTCGAACGCTGGGGCCGCTCGCTCGACGCCGGAATGGACGCGATGCTGGGCGCCCCCCCGGTGCCCGACTATGTCGAGCCCGAGACCGACGATGCCGAAGACTGGCCCGAGCTCGCCGAAGCGCGGCGGCAGGGCATCACGCAGCTGCGCCTGCGCTATGCCCCCGACCGGACCCCGGTCATTACCGCCGCCGCGCCGGTCGGCCTCGAAGGCGCGACGCTGCTGCTCAGCCGCAACCCGCGCGACATCGTGCAATCCGTCCGCGACGCGCGCGGCCTGATCGCCGCGCTGATCGGGGTGGCCTTCCTCGTTTCCATCATGATCTCGCTGTACCTCGCGCGGACCATCGTCGAGCCGCTGCGCCGTCTCGCCCGCGCCGCCGTGCGCGTGCGGCTGGGGCGCGAGCGCGGCGTCGTGGTCCCGCGCATGAGCGAGCGCGGCGACGAGATCGGCATCCTCGCCCGCGCAACTTCCGACATGACAGAGGCCCTGCGCCAGCGGATCGATGCCGTCGAGGCCTTCGCGGCAGACGTCGCGCACGAGATCAAGAACCCGCTCGCTTCCCTGCGCAGCGCCATCGAGAGCCTCGGCACGGTCGACGACCCGGCCCTGCGCCGCCAGCTCAACGACATTGCCGCCCACGACGTGCGCCGGATTGACCGGCTGGTTACCGAGATTTCCGATGCGAGCCGTATCGAGGCGGAAATGTCGCGCACCGAATTCGAAGTCATCGACCTGGACCGGATGGTCCGCAACCTCGTCGCGGCGCGCGATCGCAGAGATGAGAACGAAGGCCGCGAGGTCGCGATCACGCTGCACGACGGCCCCGCTTACATCCAGGGGGTTGCCTTGCGGCTGGAGCGGGTCATCGGCAACCTCCTCGACAACGCCGTCTCGTTCTCCCCCAAGGATGGCAGGATCGACATCGATATCACGGGGGAAGGCGAGTTCGTCGAGCTCAGCGTCTGCGACCAGGGCCCCGGTATCGCACCCGAAGCGCGTGAAAAGGTCTTCACCCGGTTCCATTCGGTGCGACCGGACAGCGAACAGTTCGGCAACCATTCGGGCCTCGGCCTCGCCATCGCACGGACCATCGCCGAAGCGCATGACGGCACGCTGACCGTGGGCGACCGTGCGGACGGAGGAAGCGGGGCCTGCCTCACCCTCGCCCTCCCCGCCGCCGACAGCGCGCGATGA
- a CDS encoding HPr kinase/phosphorylase — translation MTERQAGAVLIDGRVLLIEGPAGSGKSTLALQLLDRGATLVGDDGVTLSDRGEALWAAPPPNTAGLIELRNVGLAEKPVGEGPVALVLTLTAEAPRFVDTAGGIDLLGRRIPHLLFDPAIPAAAIRAELALARYGLA, via the coding sequence ATGACCGAAAGGCAGGCAGGGGCCGTCCTGATCGACGGGCGCGTGCTGCTGATCGAAGGCCCGGCGGGCAGCGGCAAATCCACCCTCGCCCTCCAGTTGCTCGACCGCGGCGCGACGCTGGTCGGCGATGACGGCGTCACACTCAGCGATCGCGGCGAAGCCCTGTGGGCCGCGCCCCCGCCCAACACCGCCGGCCTTATCGAATTGCGCAATGTCGGCCTGGCCGAAAAACCCGTCGGCGAGGGTCCGGTGGCCTTGGTGCTGACCCTTACCGCAGAGGCCCCGCGTTTCGTCGATACAGCCGGCGGGATCGACCTTCTCGGCCGCCGCATTCCCCACCTCCTGTTCGACCCCGCTATCCCGGCAGCGGCCATCCGCGCGGAGCTTGCGCTCGCTCGCTACGGCCTTGCCTGA
- the rapZ gene encoding RNase adapter RapZ, with product MVSDSTTALAAQPILLVTGLSGAGKTTALRELEDLGWETIDNFPIRLLKNLVSGKEADEHRAPLAIGFDARTRGFVPAQIIELVKTLSARPDLEISTLYIDCDDAELERRYNENRRRHPLADGVPVTEAIGMECELLAPLRRWADLVITTTKLSTNALQETIRERFAGATEDAMVVTVTSFGFARGMPPVADLVFDMRYLDNPHWVEGLREQTGLDEAVARHIQADPAFDETFPQICHLVLDLLPRYRDTGKRYATIAFGCTGGRHRSVYSAERMAAALRDEGFEPTVVHRNLGSRAAGLVEGSSSL from the coding sequence ATGGTGTCCGATTCGACAACCGCCCTGGCTGCCCAGCCGATCCTCCTCGTCACCGGACTGTCCGGCGCCGGCAAGACCACGGCCCTGCGCGAGCTGGAGGACCTGGGCTGGGAAACCATCGACAATTTCCCCATCCGGCTGCTGAAGAACCTCGTGTCCGGCAAGGAAGCGGACGAGCATCGCGCGCCGCTTGCCATTGGCTTTGACGCCCGCACCCGCGGCTTCGTGCCGGCCCAGATCATCGAGCTGGTCAAGACGCTGTCGGCGCGGCCCGATCTCGAAATCTCCACCCTCTACATCGACTGCGACGATGCGGAGCTGGAGCGGCGGTATAACGAGAACCGTCGCCGCCACCCGCTGGCGGACGGCGTGCCGGTGACCGAAGCCATCGGCATGGAGTGCGAACTGCTCGCCCCGCTGAGGCGCTGGGCCGACCTCGTCATCACCACGACCAAGCTCAGCACGAATGCGCTGCAGGAAACAATCCGGGAGCGTTTCGCCGGGGCCACCGAAGATGCGATGGTTGTCACCGTGACCAGCTTCGGCTTCGCCCGCGGGATGCCGCCCGTCGCCGACCTCGTCTTCGACATGCGCTATCTCGACAATCCGCACTGGGTGGAGGGGCTGCGCGAACAGACGGGGCTGGACGAAGCGGTGGCGCGGCACATCCAGGCGGACCCGGCTTTCGATGAGACCTTCCCGCAGATTTGCCACCTCGTGCTCGACCTGCTGCCGCGCTATCGCGATACCGGCAAACGCTATGCCACCATCGCCTTCGGCTGCACCGGCGGGCGCCATCGCAGCGTCTATTCGGCCGAACGGATGGCCGCCGCCCTGCGCGACGAGGGGTTCGAGCCGACCGTCGTCCACCGCAACCTCGGCTCGCGCGCGGCAGGGCTGGTCGAAGGCAGTTCGAGCCTGTAA
- a CDS encoding PTS sugar transporter subunit IIA: MIGLILVTHGRLAEEFVAAMEHVVGGQDRVATVCIGPEDDVEERRQDIRTAIGKVDIGDGAIILTDLFGGTPSNLAISLLEAGRVEVVAGINLPMLIRLAGARKNLSIGEAVKAARDAGRNYITVASEFLAAEA, from the coding sequence ATGATCGGTCTAATCCTGGTAACCCACGGCCGCCTGGCCGAAGAATTCGTCGCCGCGATGGAACACGTGGTCGGCGGGCAGGACCGCGTCGCCACCGTTTGCATCGGGCCGGAAGACGATGTGGAGGAACGGCGGCAGGACATCCGCACCGCGATCGGCAAGGTCGATATCGGCGACGGCGCGATCATCCTTACCGACCTGTTCGGCGGCACGCCCTCCAACCTCGCCATTTCGTTGCTTGAGGCGGGCCGCGTGGAAGTGGTCGCCGGCATCAACCTGCCGATGCTCATCCGCCTGGCCGGCGCGCGCAAGAACCTGTCCATCGGGGAAGCGGTGAAGGCGGCACGCGATGCCGGGCGCAACTACATCACCGTGGCTAGCGAATTCCTCGCGGCCGAGGCATAG
- a CDS encoding HPr family phosphocarrier protein yields the protein MADTASERVVIENVKGLHARASAKFVGAVAGLPDGTQVTVEKDGVSAGGSSILGLMMLGAAKGDEVTITVAGPEADVAVMRLVGLVKDRFGED from the coding sequence ATGGCCGATACCGCAAGCGAACGCGTCGTCATCGAAAACGTGAAGGGCCTGCACGCCCGCGCCAGCGCAAAGTTCGTCGGCGCGGTTGCCGGCCTGCCCGATGGCACGCAGGTGACGGTCGAGAAGGACGGGGTTTCCGCGGGCGGCAGCTCGATCCTCGGCCTGATGATGCTGGGCGCGGCGAAGGGCGACGAGGTGACGATCACCGTCGCCGGCCCGGAAGCGGACGTCGCGGTCATGCGGCTGGTCGGCCTCGTGAAAGATCGCTTCGGCGAAGATTGA
- a CDS encoding TrmH family RNA methyltransferase: MRREITGFSNPTVKYLRSLRDKKYRRREGRFLVEGLRLLTDARESGRLPEMLAMARGRDAHPLLDELERAVDAGGGEVIETTPDILSKITGKSNAQAVAGVFAEWDTSLAQIDRTAAPIWLVAQALRDPGNLGTMLRTCDAVGAGGLILVDDCADPFSVEAVRASMGAVFTQAIARATWDEFLPWLRTGDGQLVAASLRDAVPYRGAPYKAPCFLLVGNESQGLPEAYEAACDLRVTMPMRGRADSLNAAIAGAVLAYEVLAGLDG, translated from the coding sequence ATGCGCCGCGAAATTACCGGCTTTTCCAATCCGACGGTCAAGTACCTGCGGTCCTTGCGGGACAAGAAGTACCGGCGGCGCGAAGGCCGCTTCCTTGTCGAGGGGCTGCGCCTGCTCACCGATGCGCGCGAAAGCGGGCGCCTGCCGGAAATGCTGGCGATGGCCAGGGGCCGCGATGCGCATCCGCTGCTGGACGAGCTGGAACGCGCGGTGGATGCGGGCGGCGGCGAGGTGATCGAGACCACGCCCGACATCCTTTCCAAGATCACCGGCAAGTCGAACGCCCAGGCGGTCGCGGGCGTGTTCGCGGAGTGGGACACCTCGCTCGCCCAGATCGACCGCACCGCCGCGCCGATCTGGCTGGTGGCGCAGGCGCTGCGCGATCCCGGCAATCTCGGCACCATGCTGCGCACCTGCGACGCGGTGGGCGCCGGCGGGCTGATTTTGGTAGACGATTGCGCCGATCCCTTCAGCGTGGAGGCCGTGCGCGCCAGCATGGGCGCCGTTTTCACCCAGGCGATCGCCCGCGCCACGTGGGACGAATTCCTGCCGTGGCTGCGAACGGGCGACGGCCAGCTTGTCGCCGCATCCCTGCGCGATGCCGTGCCCTATCGCGGTGCGCCGTATAAGGCGCCGTGCTTCCTCCTGGTCGGCAACGAGTCGCAAGGTTTGCCCGAAGCCTACGAAGCGGCCTGCGACCTGCGCGTGACCATGCCCATGCGCGGGCGCGCCGACAGCCTCAACGCCGCCATCGCCGGCGCCGTGCTCGCCTACGAGGTGCTGGCGGGTTTGGACGGCTAA
- the rmuC gene encoding DNA recombination protein RmuC, with protein MTLLIVALLALLIGGGIGWFAGSRPIAEWKERHGAAEARAAEADAKYLRAFADLEAAGARAERLEPLERELRETRAAHDTTLANLRGSHEKALADLRTGHDTLAETLRGEKAALARELDTLKSGAAAREKALEDRYAEREQHFERELKRLVEAEEKLQAKFNEIGEKMLEGAQSRFMEGAQSHLANLNKESLAELEKKVGPVGETLERYRKRIDEIEKNRAEAYHQLTGVIGEVKAGQREVIDGANRITTTLKGATKARGDWGELQLENLLESCGLSQRTDFRREVGIKGEDGQDLRPDAIINIPGGRKLIVDVKNVFNTYKEANEAETEEQRGVLLAKHARELRGHVQALSAKRYQDHVKGSADFVVMFVPGEHVLYAALTQDEGLLDYALRQNVVLSSPLNFMSIAMTVATVWRQAGVQADADEIAKLGKELYDRLGVVARHLGNLRRDLGKANKSFDSLVGSFDTNLRRTGERFEELSIDTSAKELTEALPIGHQPRRLANFPDGTDNDE; from the coding sequence ATGACCCTGCTGATTGTCGCGCTGCTTGCCCTGCTCATCGGGGGAGGGATCGGCTGGTTCGCCGGCTCCCGCCCCATTGCTGAGTGGAAGGAGCGGCACGGCGCGGCCGAGGCGCGCGCGGCGGAGGCGGATGCGAAATACCTGCGCGCCTTTGCTGATCTGGAAGCGGCCGGAGCGCGGGCCGAACGGCTCGAACCGCTCGAGCGGGAGCTTCGCGAAACCCGCGCCGCGCATGACACCACGCTGGCCAACCTGCGCGGATCGCACGAGAAGGCGCTGGCGGACCTGCGCACGGGGCACGACACGCTGGCCGAGACGCTGCGCGGCGAAAAGGCGGCGCTGGCGCGCGAGCTTGACACGCTGAAAAGCGGCGCGGCGGCGCGCGAGAAGGCGCTCGAGGATCGCTATGCCGAGCGCGAGCAGCATTTCGAGCGCGAGCTGAAGCGGCTGGTCGAAGCTGAGGAGAAGCTGCAAGCGAAGTTCAACGAGATCGGGGAAAAGATGCTGGAAGGCGCGCAGTCCAGGTTCATGGAAGGCGCGCAATCGCATCTCGCCAATCTCAACAAGGAAAGCCTTGCGGAGCTGGAAAAGAAGGTTGGTCCGGTGGGCGAGACGCTGGAACGCTATCGCAAGCGGATCGACGAGATCGAGAAGAACCGGGCCGAGGCCTATCACCAGCTGACCGGCGTGATCGGAGAAGTGAAGGCGGGCCAGCGCGAGGTAATCGACGGGGCCAACCGCATCACAACCACGCTGAAAGGCGCCACGAAAGCGCGCGGCGACTGGGGCGAACTGCAGCTGGAGAACCTGCTCGAAAGCTGCGGCCTCAGCCAGCGGACGGATTTCCGGCGGGAGGTCGGGATCAAGGGGGAGGACGGGCAGGACCTGCGCCCCGATGCGATCATCAACATCCCCGGCGGACGCAAGCTGATCGTCGATGTGAAGAACGTCTTCAACACCTACAAGGAAGCAAACGAGGCGGAGACCGAGGAGCAGCGCGGCGTGTTGCTGGCCAAACATGCGCGCGAGCTGCGGGGTCATGTCCAGGCGCTCTCAGCGAAGCGTTATCAGGACCACGTGAAGGGCTCGGCCGATTTCGTGGTGATGTTCGTGCCCGGCGAACACGTGCTCTACGCCGCGCTGACGCAGGACGAGGGACTGCTCGATTACGCGCTGCGGCAGAACGTGGTGCTGTCGAGCCCGCTTAATTTCATGTCGATCGCGATGACGGTGGCGACCGTGTGGCGGCAGGCGGGGGTGCAGGCCGATGCGGACGAGATAGCGAAGCTCGGCAAGGAGCTTTACGACCGGCTCGGCGTCGTGGCCCGGCACCTCGGCAATCTGCGCCGCGATCTCGGCAAGGCGAACAAGAGCTTCGATTCACTTGTGGGCAGCTTTGATACCAACCTGCGTCGCACCGGCGAAAGGTTCGAAGAACTGAGCATCGATACCTCCGCGAAGGAACTTACCGAGGCGTTGCCTATCGGTCATCAGCCGCGCCGATTGGCGAATTTCCCCGACGGCACGGATAATGACGAATAA
- a CDS encoding four-helix bundle copper-binding protein yields MSIKEMISEHPQVGADYNEQLGEAIKHAMYGAAIMNSCADACSAEGGDMSRCIRLCSDASDACTAYYRIASRRTAGNVTVIKSLSEAVIIACKVCAEECAKHDNAHCKRCERMCREVVEDVVQAHEGMVEAA; encoded by the coding sequence ATGTCGATCAAGGAAATGATTTCCGAACACCCGCAGGTGGGCGCCGATTACAACGAGCAGCTGGGCGAGGCGATCAAGCATGCGATGTACGGCGCCGCGATCATGAACAGCTGCGCCGATGCCTGCAGCGCGGAAGGTGGCGACATGTCGCGCTGCATCCGCCTGTGCAGCGATGCCTCCGACGCCTGCACCGCCTATTACCGCATCGCCAGCCGCCGAACCGCCGGCAATGTCACGGTGATCAAGTCGCTGTCCGAAGCGGTCATCATCGCCTGCAAGGTCTGCGCGGAAGAATGCGCGAAGCACGACAACGCACACTGCAAGCGCTGCGAGCGGATGTGCCGCGAAGTGGTGGAAGACGTGGTCCAGGCGCACGAGGGCATGGTCGAAGCGGCCTGA
- the def gene encoding peptide deformylase, translating to MAIREILEVPDPRLKTVSEPVTEFDDELKLLVDDMFETMYAAHGIGLAAIQVGVPKRVLVIDLQRPDETAEPEDCGDGECGHKHYPVINEKLVFINPEILDPADEMAAYQEGCLSVPDIYADVERPATCRVRYQDLDGNSHEEDIEGMLATCLQHEMDHLEGILFIDHLSKLKRKMALKKLEKLRRAA from the coding sequence ATGGCTATCCGCGAAATCCTCGAAGTGCCGGACCCCCGGCTGAAGACCGTGTCCGAACCCGTCACCGAGTTCGATGACGAACTCAAGCTGCTCGTCGATGACATGTTCGAAACCATGTACGCCGCGCACGGCATCGGCCTCGCCGCGATCCAGGTGGGCGTGCCCAAGCGCGTGCTGGTTATCGACCTGCAGCGGCCCGACGAGACTGCCGAACCCGAAGATTGCGGCGACGGCGAGTGCGGGCACAAGCACTATCCGGTGATCAACGAGAAGCTGGTCTTCATCAATCCCGAAATCCTCGACCCGGCGGACGAGATGGCGGCATACCAGGAAGGTTGCCTGTCGGTGCCGGACATCTATGCCGACGTCGAACGCCCCGCGACCTGCCGGGTGCGTTACCAGGACCTGGACGGCAACAGCCACGAAGAAGACATCGAAGGCATGCTGGCGACCTGCCTGCAGCACGAGATGGACCACCTCGAAGGCATCCTGTTCATCGACCACCTGAGCAAGCTGAAGCGCAAGATGGCGCTCAAGAAGCTGGAGAAGCTGCGCCGCGCTGCGTGA
- the recR gene encoding recombination mediator RecR: MASQEIERLTGALARLPGLGPRSARRAVLWLVKRRDSALPQLVEALAEVGERLVECSTCGNVDTTDPCGICADAKRDSRSLCVVEDVADLWALDRARLFTGRYHVLGGKLSALDGVGPEDLNIASLMQRVGQGGIDEIVLAMNATLEGQTTAHYIAERLEGKPVRITQLAHGLPVGGELDYLDEGTLAQALRARRPMA, translated from the coding sequence ATGGCATCGCAAGAGATCGAACGGCTGACCGGCGCGCTGGCGCGGCTTCCCGGGTTGGGGCCCCGCAGTGCGCGGCGGGCGGTGCTGTGGCTGGTGAAGCGCCGCGACAGCGCCCTGCCGCAGCTGGTCGAGGCGCTGGCCGAAGTGGGCGAGCGGCTGGTCGAATGCTCCACCTGCGGCAATGTCGACACCACCGACCCGTGCGGCATCTGCGCCGATGCGAAGCGCGATTCCCGCAGCCTGTGCGTGGTGGAGGACGTGGCGGACCTGTGGGCGCTCGACCGGGCGCGGCTGTTCACCGGGCGCTACCATGTGCTGGGCGGCAAGCTTTCCGCGCTCGACGGGGTGGGGCCGGAGGATCTCAACATCGCCAGCCTGATGCAGCGGGTCGGGCAGGGCGGGATCGACGAGATCGTGCTCGCCATGAACGCCACGCTGGAAGGGCAAACGACCGCCCACTACATCGCCGAGCGGCTGGAGGGGAAACCCGTCCGCATCACGCAGCTGGCCCATGGCCTGCCGGTCGGTGGGGAGCTCGATTACCTCGACGAAGGCACGCTCGCCCAGGCATTGCGCGCAAGGCGGCCGATGGCTTAG